From Candidatus Eisenbacteria bacterium, the proteins below share one genomic window:
- a CDS encoding ribose-phosphate pyrophosphokinase, protein MKIFSGNANKDLAQEVCLELGISLGDADVSCFSDGETTVKINENIRGVDVFVFQSTNSPASNLMELLVMLDAAKRASARRVTAVIPYFGYARQDRKDQPRVSITAKLVANVIATAGADRVLTMDLHAPQIQGFFDIPFDHIYAAPVLIDYFKNKGVQDLVVLAPDIGSVKMARGFAKRLGASLAIVDKRRPAPNEAEIMHLIGDVKDKRVVIIDDIVDTAGTLTQAARVIADNGAMEVFAGCTHAVLSNDAIKKIRDCPIKELVTTNTIHHDASGLDKKMKTLSVAKLLAEAVKRIHEERSLSSLFV, encoded by the coding sequence ATGAAAATATTCTCTGGAAACGCAAACAAAGACTTGGCACAGGAAGTGTGCCTCGAACTGGGTATCAGTTTGGGCGACGCTGATGTCTCCTGCTTCTCAGACGGGGAGACTACGGTGAAGATAAACGAAAACATCAGAGGCGTTGACGTTTTCGTTTTCCAGTCGACCAATTCTCCCGCCTCAAACCTCATGGAGCTCCTTGTGATGCTGGACGCTGCCAAAAGGGCGTCTGCCAGGCGGGTCACCGCTGTGATTCCTTATTTCGGCTATGCGCGACAGGACAGGAAAGACCAGCCGAGAGTCTCGATCACTGCCAAACTGGTAGCGAATGTGATTGCGACTGCCGGGGCTGACAGGGTTCTTACAATGGATCTTCACGCACCCCAGATTCAGGGATTCTTCGATATTCCTTTTGATCACATCTATGCTGCCCCTGTTCTCATCGACTACTTCAAGAACAAGGGGGTTCAAGATCTGGTCGTGCTCGCTCCTGATATCGGAAGTGTCAAGATGGCCAGAGGATTTGCGAAAAGGCTTGGTGCATCACTTGCCATAGTGGACAAAAGAAGACCGGCTCCCAATGAGGCGGAGATCATGCATCTCATAGGCGATGTTAAGGACAAGAGGGTCGTCATAATAGATGATATTGTTGATACCGCCGGGACTCTGACCCAGGCGGCACGAGTGATAGCCGATAATGGGGCGATGGAGGTCTTTGCCGGCTGCACTCATGCGGTTCTTTCGAATGATGCGATTAAGAAGATCAGAGACTGTCCCATTAAGGAGCTTGTCACTACAAACACGATACACCACGATGCAAGTGGGCTAGACAAGAAAATGAAGACGCTTTCGGTTGCGAAGCTGCTTGCGGAGGCGGTAAAGAGAATCCACGAAGAGAGATCATTGAGCAGCTTGTTTGTCTGA
- a CDS encoding 50S ribosomal protein L25, whose amino-acid sequence MPVFSLECEVRTKVGTGESRRLRRSGFFPAVVYGQGDAPMPLLVSKETLFSVLKVSGGSNVLVDLKISGQKKSEIKTIIRELQRDPVTGGILHIDFQHISLTSEIVVEVPVVLTGVPVGVTEHGGILEHILRTVQVECLPTDIPEKLEINVSALGVGDSIHVGDITIVNGKILTDLESALATVVPPTVFEEVKVEAAPQEPELIAKAEEEEVPEEKEEGKEAEEEK is encoded by the coding sequence ATGCCCGTGTTTTCGCTTGAGTGTGAGGTAAGGACCAAGGTTGGTACCGGAGAATCAAGAAGGTTGAGAAGGTCTGGATTTTTCCCTGCCGTGGTCTACGGGCAGGGAGATGCTCCCATGCCGCTCCTGGTCTCGAAGGAGACACTTTTCTCGGTGTTGAAAGTTTCCGGCGGGAGCAATGTTCTGGTCGATCTCAAGATCTCAGGCCAGAAGAAATCGGAGATTAAGACCATAATAAGGGAGCTTCAAAGAGATCCTGTGACCGGGGGTATTCTCCACATCGATTTCCAGCACATCTCCCTCACCAGTGAGATAGTTGTCGAGGTTCCTGTTGTCTTGACCGGAGTTCCTGTCGGCGTCACCGAGCACGGGGGCATTCTCGAGCACATTTTGAGAACGGTTCAGGTCGAGTGCCTGCCGACGGACATTCCCGAGAAACTGGAAATAAATGTCTCGGCTCTTGGGGTCGGAGACTCCATCCATGTTGGGGACATTACGATAGTAAACGGCAAGATCCTTACAGATCTTGAATCAGCACTGGCTACCGTTGTGCCGCCGACTGTCTTTGAAGAGGTGAAAGTCGAAGCTGCTCCTCAGGAGCCTGAACTTATTGCAAAGGCTGAAGAAGAAGAAGTGCCTGAAGAGAAAGAAGAGGGAAAAGAAGCAGAAGAGGAAAAGTAG
- the pth gene encoding aminoacyl-tRNA hydrolase: MQRLKKKKCLKRKKREKKQKRKSRFLRAVIGLGNPGKRYRKTRHNLGFRVVDMVQSGFDGVVGEVRGMYWAKTSDSAQDRFFFVKPLAFMNRSGPAVREFVEEHGLVSGELLVVCDDIYLALGKARLRRKGSSGGHKGLESIIESLGTKEFPRLRIGIGPVDGDADLVEFVLSEFTDDEENTLEGVLGAASGSVVAFLEKGLDTAVDRLNESLTVPGKKGVID; this comes from the coding sequence TTGCAAAGGCTGAAGAAGAAGAAGTGCCTGAAGAGAAAGAAGAGGGAAAAGAAGCAGAAGAGGAAAAGTAGATTCTTGAGAGCAGTCATAGGGCTTGGAAACCCTGGAAAGAGGTACAGGAAGACCAGGCACAATCTTGGATTCAGGGTTGTCGACATGGTGCAGTCCGGATTCGACGGGGTGGTTGGGGAGGTAAGGGGGATGTACTGGGCAAAGACATCCGATTCGGCTCAAGATAGATTCTTCTTTGTCAAACCGCTTGCCTTCATGAACAGGAGCGGCCCGGCAGTCCGGGAGTTTGTTGAGGAGCATGGGCTGGTATCGGGAGAGCTCCTCGTTGTCTGTGATGATATCTACCTTGCGCTCGGGAAGGCGAGGCTGCGCAGGAAGGGAAGCTCTGGCGGTCACAAAGGGCTTGAATCCATCATAGAGTCTCTCGGAACGAAGGAATTCCCGAGGTTGAGGATTGGAATAGGCCCTGTTGATGGAGACGCTGACCTGGTGGAATTTGTCCTCTCCGAGTTCACCGACGATGAGGAAAACACTCTTGAGGGGGTTCTGGGGGCTGCATCGGGCTCTGTTGTTGCTTTTCTCGAAAAAGGCTTGGACACCGCGGTTGACCGCTTGAATGAGTCACTGACTGTACCAGGCAAAAAGGGGGTGATTGACTAG